The following are encoded together in the Arcobacter aquimarinus genome:
- a CDS encoding GyrI-like domain-containing protein produces MKVTRIKKLMISGISVVTNNEFEMSEENGKIAGLWEEYFQKDIYKKTFDKANSDFMYGVYSNYESDVSGNYKVTVGVEVTKSKNAIVIEDKKYLVFTKQGELPMVVVELWEEIWDYFEKNSEYERAFEVDFEKYAKEDEVEIYVSIK; encoded by the coding sequence ATGAAAGTTACAAGAATCAAAAAATTAATGATTTCAGGAATAAGTGTAGTTACAAATAATGAGTTTGAAATGAGTGAAGAAAATGGCAAAATAGCTGGACTTTGGGAAGAATATTTTCAAAAAGATATTTATAAAAAGACTTTTGACAAAGCAAATAGTGATTTTATGTATGGAGTTTATAGTAACTACGAATCAGATGTAAGTGGGAACTATAAAGTAACCGTTGGTGTTGAAGTTACAAAATCAAAAAATGCCATTGTTATTGAAGATAAAAAATATTTAGTTTTTACAAAACAGGGTGAACTTCCAATGGTTGTAGTTGAATTATGGGAAGAGATTTGGGATTATTTTGAAAAAAATAGTGAATACGAAAGAGCTTTTGAAGTTGATTTTGAAAAATATGCAAAAGAAGATGAAGTAGAGATTTATGTTTCTATAAAATAA
- a CDS encoding helix-hairpin-helix domain-containing protein, translating into MAFSKEEKEELLKVKYVGETVIKRFEQIGIDSLEKLSNSSVEEITDIVSDILGSSCWKNSPQAKKAVSNAIEFAKEKNLNS; encoded by the coding sequence ATGGCATTTTCAAAAGAAGAAAAAGAAGAACTTTTAAAAGTAAAATATGTTGGTGAAACGGTTATAAAAAGATTTGAACAAATAGGAATTGACTCTTTAGAAAAGCTTTCAAATAGCAGTGTAGAAGAGATAACAGATATAGTTTCAGATATTTTAGGAAGTAGTTGCTGGAAAAACTCTCCTCAAGCTAAAAAAGCTGTTTCAAATGCTATTGAGTTTGCGAAAGAAAAAAATCTAAACTCTTAA
- a CDS encoding helix-turn-helix domain-containing protein, producing MEKSLSNLSICKYIQYKEQQKREVFISSNILIFVIKGTKVLHFGDEKIIVNSNDVLFLKSGNYVMSEVLDEYFESILFTYDDAILLDFIKKYNLDFEEILSFDNNYFKIKKTPIFEIFQSSVLNYLTANSSNKESIIRLKLEELFFNILESDSKEYFKIFLSSIYNEYFFKIKIEKEFDFEKNILFFAKEFNMTDLAFRNKFKTIFSTTPKKWQNEKRLEKAKLLLEITNDNVTEVCFKCGFENISWFIQLFKNRYKVTPKQIKNNKN from the coding sequence ATGGAAAAATCTTTATCAAATTTATCAATTTGTAAATATATTCAATATAAAGAACAACAAAAAAGAGAGGTTTTTATCTCTTCAAATATTTTAATTTTTGTGATAAAAGGTACAAAAGTTTTACATTTTGGAGATGAAAAGATTATTGTAAATTCAAATGATGTTCTTTTTTTGAAAAGTGGAAATTATGTAATGAGTGAAGTATTAGATGAATATTTTGAATCAATATTATTTACATATGATGATGCTATTCTTTTGGATTTTATAAAAAAATATAATTTAGATTTTGAAGAGATACTATCTTTTGATAATAACTATTTTAAAATCAAAAAAACACCTATTTTTGAAATTTTTCAATCTTCAGTTTTGAACTATCTTACTGCAAACTCTTCAAATAAAGAATCTATTATAAGATTAAAATTAGAAGAACTTTTTTTCAATATTTTAGAATCTGATTCAAAAGAGTACTTTAAAATATTTTTATCTTCAATTTACAATGAGTATTTTTTTAAAATAAAAATAGAAAAAGAGTTTGATTTCGAAAAAAATATTTTATTTTTTGCAAAAGAATTTAATATGACAGATTTAGCTTTTAGAAATAAATTTAAAACTATCTTTAGTACAACACCAAAAAAATGGCAAAATGAAAAAAGACTCGAAAAGGCAAAATTATTATTGGAAATAACAAATGACAATGTAACAGAAGTCTGTTTTAAATGTGGTTTTGAAAATATTTCATGGTTTATTCAATTATTTAAAAATAGATACAAAGTTACTCCAAAACAGATAAAAAACAACAAAAATTGA
- a CDS encoding chorismate mutase — translation MECNSIDEVRNNINNIDEQIVKLVALRGVFVKQAVKFKKDSEDVKAPKRVEEVISKVKNIARLNSANEEVVENIYKAMIESFIKLEMKEFENLK, via the coding sequence ATGGAATGTAATTCAATAGATGAAGTAAGAAATAACATAAATAACATCGATGAACAAATAGTAAAACTAGTCGCTTTAAGAGGTGTTTTTGTAAAACAAGCTGTTAAATTTAAAAAAGATAGTGAAGATGTTAAAGCTCCTAAAAGAGTAGAAGAAGTTATTTCAAAAGTAAAAAATATTGCACGATTAAATAGTGCGAATGAAGAAGTTGTTGAAAATATTTATAAAGCTATGATAGAAAGTTTTATAAAGCTTGAGATGAAAGAGTTTGAGAATCTAAAATGA
- a CDS encoding helix-turn-helix transcriptional regulator: MKLYEIGQKIKVLREEKELTQEELANICGISRVTLGKVEKGELGNSSVKTLDLILDSLGFEIEFKIKQNFGLPSLDEL; the protein is encoded by the coding sequence ATGAAATTATATGAAATAGGGCAAAAAATCAAAGTTTTAAGGGAAGAAAAGGAACTAACGCAAGAAGAACTTGCAAATATTTGTGGAATAAGCAGAGTAACTTTAGGTAAAGTTGAAAAGGGTGAACTTGGAAATTCTAGTGTAAAAACTTTGGATTTGATTTTAGATAGTTTAGGTTTTGAAATAGAGTTTAAAATCAAACAAAACTTTGGACTTCCTAGTTTGGATGAGTTGTAG
- a CDS encoding SLC13 family permease — protein MIKNILFFIIPILIYFIASNFIFDTKNLILISLLTTTIIFWATSIIPNYQTSLIFLFTCLIFSLSSKDIIFSGFSSSAFWLVFAGMLIASAIKNVNLSERFSTLFSSIKNPNYLNILIFINIFSLLFSFVMPSSLGRTVLLIPIAMIVAKNFGFKEKDKGYTGIMLAFIFSTVIPAFTILPANVPNMILSGLTYEIYGFELLYSHYLVANFFVLGFIKNLILVALLYFMYNDTPKYTFYKSEKNILSKDEKTVIYTTFTMILFWATDFIHGISASVIAIVGVLFLANPTINIIKTKDVNSINFASLLLVAAIISFGNIVATNDYIKEVLTSIINLYKPTEYKVLNQILISSFMSFTGIFITQPSIPAIFTPMAEHISSISSFSLNEVIMMEVSAFSTLFLPYQSPPIIIGLALANIKQTQAIKFLLILAVITIIFLFPLQYYWMQFVKNII, from the coding sequence TTGATTAAAAATATTTTATTTTTTATTATTCCTATTTTGATTTATTTTATTGCCTCAAATTTTATATTTGATACTAAAAATCTGATTTTAATCTCATTACTTACAACAACAATTATTTTTTGGGCAACTTCTATAATACCAAATTATCAAACATCTCTTATCTTTTTATTTACTTGTTTGATATTCTCTTTAAGTAGCAAAGATATTATTTTTTCAGGATTTTCATCTTCTGCTTTTTGGCTTGTATTTGCAGGTATGTTAATAGCAAGTGCTATAAAAAATGTAAATTTAAGTGAAAGGTTTTCTACACTTTTTTCTTCTATAAAAAATCCAAATTATTTAAATATTCTAATTTTTATAAATATTTTTTCTTTATTGTTTAGTTTTGTTATGCCTTCAAGTTTAGGAAGAACTGTACTTTTAATTCCAATTGCCATGATTGTTGCTAAAAATTTTGGTTTTAAAGAAAAAGACAAAGGTTATACTGGAATAATGTTAGCTTTCATTTTTTCAACTGTAATACCAGCATTTACAATCTTGCCAGCAAATGTTCCAAATATGATATTAAGTGGATTAACATATGAGATTTATGGTTTTGAACTTTTATATTCACACTATTTAGTTGCTAATTTTTTTGTTTTAGGTTTCATAAAAAACTTAATTCTTGTGGCACTACTATATTTCATGTACAATGATACTCCTAAATACACTTTTTACAAAAGTGAAAAAAATATTTTATCAAAAGATGAAAAAACAGTAATCTACACTACTTTTACAATGATTCTTTTTTGGGCAACAGATTTTATACATGGCATTTCGGCAAGTGTTATTGCAATAGTAGGTGTTTTATTTTTAGCAAATCCAACAATAAATATCATAAAAACAAAAGATGTAAATAGTATAAATTTTGCTTCTTTACTTTTAGTTGCAGCTATTATTAGTTTTGGAAATATTGTTGCAACAAATGATTATATAAAAGAAGTTTTAACATCAATAATTAATCTATATAAACCTACAGAGTATAAAGTTTTAAATCAAATACTTATTAGTTCGTTTATGTCATTTACTGGTATTTTCATAACTCAACCATCAATTCCTGCTATTTTCACTCCAATGGCTGAGCATATAAGTTCAATAAGTAGTTTTAGTTTAAATGAGGTAATTATGATGGAAGTATCTGCTTTTTCTACTCTATTTTTACCTTACCAATCTCCACCAATAATTATTGGTTTGGCTTTGGCAAATATCAAACAAACACAAGCTATAAAGTTTTTATTGATACTTGCAGTTATTACTATAATTTTTTTATTTCCATTGCAATATTATTGGATGCAATTTGTAAAAAATATAATTTAG
- a CDS encoding ABC transporter ATP-binding protein has protein sequence MNIIDFENINVGYDEKIILKDVNLKIKQGEHWAILGSNGSGKSTLMKLIQSEIHPRKTNPYKKEILGKAIYSIFELRKELGIITNDLHNYFAREAGYLNGFEVVLSGHYSSVGIFTHQDFTKEQIIKAKEVLEFLDIVDLKDKKVAEMSTGQLRKCIVGRALIHEPKAFILDEPTVGLDIKAQINFIKMLKKLSLNSSIILVTHHLEEIFEEIKNIALIHNNTIYKSGKKEEILTNENLSEIFDTNIHINVKNGRYFVEEIL, from the coding sequence ATGAATATTATTGATTTTGAAAATATAAATGTAGGATACGATGAAAAAATTATTTTAAAAGATGTAAATTTAAAGATTAAACAAGGTGAACATTGGGCAATTTTAGGCTCAAACGGAAGTGGAAAATCAACTTTGATGAAACTAATCCAATCAGAAATTCACCCAAGAAAAACAAACCCTTATAAAAAAGAGATTTTAGGAAAAGCAATCTACTCTATTTTTGAATTAAGAAAAGAGTTAGGAATAATTACAAATGATTTACACAACTACTTTGCAAGAGAAGCTGGATATCTAAATGGCTTTGAAGTTGTTTTAAGTGGACATTATAGTTCTGTTGGAATATTTACACATCAAGACTTTACAAAAGAACAAATCATAAAAGCAAAAGAGGTTTTAGAATTTTTAGATATTGTTGATTTAAAAGATAAAAAAGTAGCTGAAATGAGTACAGGACAGCTTCGAAAATGTATAGTCGGGCGTGCACTTATACATGAACCAAAAGCATTTATCTTAGATGAGCCTACTGTAGGACTTGATATAAAAGCTCAGATAAATTTTATAAAAATGTTAAAAAAACTATCTCTTAATTCATCGATTATTTTAGTAACTCATCATCTTGAAGAGATTTTTGAAGAGATAAAAAATATAGCTTTAATTCATAATAATACAATCTATAAAAGTGGTAAAAAAGAGGAGATTTTAACAAATGAAAATCTATCAGAGATTTTTGATACAAATATTCATATAAATGTAAAAAATGGAAGGTATTTTGTGGAAGAGATTTTATAA
- a CDS encoding type II toxin-antitoxin system HipA family toxin, with amino-acid sequence MEKIYVNIDNTNVGELFFEKDKNQYGFNYLTNYKPISLIMPYKSSSYIWKYKLHPIFDMNMPEGYLFELFKNYLTKEYGYIDDFLVFSHICSNIQSRLTYKSEFEKKEFFSFDLDEVLQNDTQETFYKIVTTFLDKNAISGIQPKSLAILEDKESLISKEYIIKTWADEYPQLALNEYFCLKAIEKTNVKIPNVKVSKNSKFLLVERFNYDKQTDSFLGFEEILCLLGKNKDEKYSGSYEQISKVIYSVSTQKLEDMKSFYKLIIMNYLLKNGDAHLKNFGILYNSDFSKIYFAPAYDVVNTVVYFHKDRPALSMFGKKVWFGKKELVKFGIQSCYLNQNEANEIYELCIKALKSSIFELEEYLKSDKNFEEIGTKMLNIWKLSLDEKTYKEIPNEII; translated from the coding sequence ATGGAAAAAATATATGTAAATATAGATAATACAAATGTTGGTGAACTATTTTTTGAAAAAGATAAAAATCAATATGGATTTAATTATTTGACAAATTATAAACCAATCTCTTTGATTATGCCTTATAAAAGCTCTTCTTATATTTGGAAATATAAACTTCACCCAATTTTTGATATGAATATGCCTGAGGGTTATCTTTTTGAACTTTTTAAAAACTATTTAACAAAAGAGTATGGATATATTGATGATTTTTTAGTTTTTTCTCATATTTGTTCAAATATTCAAAGTAGATTAACATACAAAAGTGAGTTTGAAAAAAAAGAGTTTTTTTCTTTTGATTTGGATGAAGTTTTGCAAAATGATACACAAGAGACATTTTATAAAATCGTTACAACTTTTTTGGATAAAAATGCAATCTCAGGAATTCAGCCAAAATCTTTGGCAATTTTAGAAGATAAAGAGAGTTTAATCTCAAAAGAATACATCATAAAAACTTGGGCAGATGAATATCCACAACTTGCACTAAATGAGTATTTTTGCCTAAAAGCTATTGAAAAAACAAATGTAAAAATCCCAAATGTAAAAGTTTCTAAAAATAGTAAGTTTTTATTGGTAGAGCGATTTAATTATGATAAACAAACTGATAGTTTTTTAGGTTTTGAAGAAATACTTTGTTTACTTGGAAAAAATAAAGATGAAAAATATAGTGGAAGTTATGAACAAATATCAAAAGTGATTTATAGTGTAAGTACACAAAAACTAGAAGATATGAAAAGCTTTTATAAACTAATAATTATGAATTATTTGCTTAAAAATGGTGATGCTCATCTTAAAAATTTTGGAATACTTTATAATAGTGATTTTTCAAAAATATATTTTGCACCAGCTTATGATGTGGTAAATACAGTTGTATATTTTCACAAAGATAGACCAGCTTTAAGTATGTTTGGTAAAAAAGTTTGGTTTGGAAAAAAAGAGCTTGTTAAGTTTGGGATACAAAGCTGTTATTTAAATCAAAATGAAGCAAATGAAATATATGAACTTTGTATAAAAGCTTTGAAAAGTTCTATATTTGAACTTGAAGAGTATTTAAAAAGTGATAAAAATTTTGAAGAAATTGGAACAAAGATGTTAAATATTTGGAAATTATCACTTGATGAAAAAACATATAAGGAAATACCAAATGAAATTATATGA
- a CDS encoding GNAT family N-acetyltransferase has translation MKKNKTYDEMIDVFPDISFLIIDYDKKYLKQIVELFTNTIHNINKKDYTKEQLNAWANPNYDLEIWDKRVEKSKPYLCILEDEVVGFCEYYDGYIDCFYVHYKYQNCGIGKLLLNHIFKIAKEKNIDKIKADVSITAKPFFEKSGFIEVRKNIVKKDVIELINFSMELKCK, from the coding sequence TTGAAAAAAAATAAAACTTATGATGAAATGATAGATGTTTTTCCTGATATTTCATTTTTGATTATTGATTATGATAAAAAATATTTAAAACAAATAGTTGAATTATTTACAAATACAATTCATAATATAAATAAAAAAGATTATACAAAAGAGCAGTTAAATGCTTGGGCAAATCCAAATTATGATTTAGAAATTTGGGACAAAAGAGTTGAAAAATCAAAACCATATCTTTGTATTTTAGAAGATGAAGTTGTTGGATTTTGTGAGTATTATGATGGATATATTGACTGTTTTTATGTTCATTATAAATATCAAAATTGTGGTATTGGAAAACTACTTTTAAATCATATATTTAAAATTGCAAAAGAAAAAAATATCGATAAAATTAAAGCTGATGTAAGTATCACGGCAAAGCCATTTTTTGAAAAATCAGGGTTTATTGAAGTTAGAAAAAATATAGTAAAAAAAGATGTTATTGAACTAATAAATTTTAGTATGGAATTGAAATGCAAATAA
- a CDS encoding aldo/keto reductase family protein: MKIPNMIYGTAWKKENTTALVFEALKQGFKAVDTACQPRHYQEDLVGLGLQKAYDEQIVKREDLFIQTKFTPIDGQDKNNMPYLESDEIEIQVEKSFETSKKNLKTNFIDAYILHSPVYPGSKLQKVWQKMEEFVDAQEVGQLGISNCYDLDVLVYIYNNAKIKPSIVQNRFYAQSGYDKEIRAFCNQNGIKYESFWSLTANPHILTSEILQNLSKKYQRGVAEIFYRFLNHIDITPLNGTTSTKHMIEDLKIGDFSLSNDEINEISKLLG, translated from the coding sequence ATGAAAATACCAAATATGATTTATGGAACAGCTTGGAAAAAAGAAAATACAACTGCTTTAGTTTTTGAAGCTTTAAAACAAGGATTCAAAGCAGTTGATACAGCTTGTCAACCAAGACATTATCAAGAAGATTTAGTAGGATTGGGTTTACAAAAAGCTTATGATGAGCAAATTGTAAAAAGAGAAGATTTATTTATTCAAACAAAATTTACTCCGATTGATGGGCAAGATAAAAATAATATGCCTTATTTAGAGAGTGATGAAATAGAAATTCAAGTGGAAAAATCTTTTGAAACTTCTAAAAAAAATCTAAAGACAAATTTTATAGATGCTTATATTTTACATTCACCGGTTTATCCTGGAAGTAAACTTCAAAAAGTTTGGCAAAAAATGGAAGAGTTTGTTGATGCCCAAGAAGTAGGGCAATTAGGAATTAGTAATTGTTATGATTTAGATGTTTTAGTTTATATTTATAACAATGCAAAAATAAAACCATCAATCGTGCAAAATCGATTTTATGCTCAAAGTGGATATGACAAAGAAATAAGAGCTTTTTGTAATCAAAATGGCATAAAATATGAGAGTTTTTGGTCTTTAACTGCAAATCCACATATTTTAACAAGTGAGATTTTACAAAATTTATCAAAAAAATATCAACGAGGTGTTGCTGAGATTTTTTATAGATTTTTAAATCATATAGATATTACACCTTTAAATGGAACAACATCAACAAAACATATGATTGAAGATTTAAAAATTGGTGATTTTTCTTTATCAAATGATGAAATAAATGAAATTTCTAAACTTTTAGGATAG
- a CDS encoding GNAT family N-acetyltransferase: protein MQIKTQRLKIRTLQNSDLNDIFDIYKNEETCKYLLHNAWNEKNKNEEFKQKLSKQSLEKDFAINLACILDDVVIGEINIWNIDMKDSVEIGYCFNSKYSSKGYATEALMAIVKSLFMNKKIHRIQANMDARNLVSAKLCEKIGMRKEAHFIKDFWNKDEWTDSFIYGMLVSDLK from the coding sequence ATGCAAATAAAAACACAAAGATTAAAAATAAGAACTCTTCAAAATAGTGATTTAAATGATATTTTTGATATTTATAAAAATGAAGAAACATGTAAATATTTACTTCATAATGCTTGGAATGAAAAAAATAAGAATGAAGAGTTCAAACAAAAACTATCAAAACAAAGTCTTGAAAAAGATTTTGCTATAAATTTAGCTTGTATTTTAGATGATGTAGTAATCGGTGAGATAAATATTTGGAATATTGATATGAAAGATAGTGTTGAAATAGGATATTGTTTTAACTCTAAATATAGTAGTAAAGGTTATGCAACTGAAGCTTTAATGGCTATTGTAAAATCTCTGTTTATGAACAAAAAAATTCATAGAATACAAGCAAATATGGATGCAAGAAATTTAGTATCAGCTAAACTTTGTGAAAAAATTGGAATGAGAAAAGAGGCTCATTTTATAAAAGATTTTTGGAATAAAGATGAGTGGACAGATAGTTTTATATATGGAATGTTGGTTTCTGATTTAAAATAG
- a CDS encoding DMT family transporter has product MTETLKAHLSVLLATFLVAGSFIASAKLSGVIDSISLTLYRFVLAAIILAPVILIKKEYRKKIISTFPRAMIIGLFYALYFIGMFKSLETTTALNTGTLYTLVPLMTAILCIFFFKEKMNLKQLFIYFIGIVGTCIVVFKADFELFLGFSLNEGDIIFLLASTSMALYSIFLKLLHKKGDILLVLVFTTLIGGCFWMFLTMQVLNIPFGWEKIKGDLFYWMAYLVIGTTIVTLYLYQKSSIILGPKKLMAYVYLSPAMVAVLSFIIEKQTINFNVFIGIIISTFATMILLKQK; this is encoded by the coding sequence TTGACTGAAACTTTAAAAGCTCATTTATCAGTATTATTAGCTACCTTTTTAGTTGCAGGTTCATTTATAGCAAGTGCAAAACTTTCAGGTGTTATTGATTCTATTTCTTTGACTTTATATAGATTTGTTTTAGCAGCTATTATTTTAGCTCCAGTTATTTTGATAAAAAAAGAGTATAGAAAAAAGATTATTTCAACTTTTCCAAGAGCTATGATTATAGGATTGTTTTATGCTTTATATTTTATTGGTATGTTCAAATCTTTGGAGACAACAACAGCTTTAAATACAGGAACTTTATATACTTTAGTTCCTTTGATGACAGCGATTTTATGTATATTCTTTTTTAAAGAAAAAATGAATTTAAAACAACTTTTTATATATTTTATAGGAATTGTTGGTACTTGTATAGTTGTATTCAAAGCAGATTTCGAATTGTTTTTAGGTTTTTCTTTAAATGAAGGGGATATTATATTTTTACTTGCTTCAACTTCAATGGCTTTGTATTCGATATTTTTGAAACTTCTACATAAAAAAGGAGATATTCTTTTAGTATTAGTTTTTACAACACTAATTGGTGGATGTTTTTGGATGTTTCTAACTATGCAGGTTTTAAATATACCTTTTGGTTGGGAAAAAATAAAAGGTGATTTATTTTATTGGATGGCTTATTTAGTTATTGGAACAACAATTGTAACTCTATATTTATATCAAAAAAGTTCTATTATTTTAGGTCCTAAAAAATTGATGGCTTATGTATATCTAAGTCCTGCAATGGTTGCTGTTTTATCTTTTATAATAGAAAAACAGACTATTAATTTTAATGTTTTTATAGGGATTATCATATCAACATTTGCTACAATGATTCTTTTAAAACAAAAGTGA
- a CDS encoding zinc ribbon domain-containing protein YjdM: MSQLPNCPKCGSEYTYEDGDLYICPECANEWSQDSSLQSDSDALVVKDANGTILQDGDDVTVIKDLKVKGSSSGIKVGTKIKGIRLVEGNDGHNIDCKVPGVGAIKLKQEFVKKS, translated from the coding sequence ATGAGTCAATTACCAAACTGTCCAAAATGTGGAAGTGAATATACTTACGAAGATGGAGATTTGTATATCTGTCCTGAGTGTGCAAATGAGTGGTCGCAAGATTCATCTTTACAAAGTGATAGTGATGCTTTAGTTGTAAAAGATGCAAATGGTACTATTTTACAAGATGGAGATGATGTAACTGTTATCAAAGATTTAAAAGTTAAAGGAAGTTCTTCAGGTATAAAAGTTGGTACTAAAATCAAAGGTATTAGACTTGTTGAGGGAAATGATGGTCACAATATCGACTGTAAAGTTCCAGGTGTTGGAGCTATTAAATTAAAACAAGAGTTTGTAAAAAAATCTTAA
- a CDS encoding Crp/Fnr family transcriptional regulator has product MNELYYEQFRNVCKQYYDFDDENFERLKNITFLKEVKKAEILLDNYSKAKYIYFICKGILRTYYLGENGEIYTKNLFSENYFSASKVSLITKEDSYLNIEALEDSTLIFIDFEKYKELIDKYNEFKTFYINYLEKNWVIVKEKNEISLILDDATTRYENFIKNNPNIENRIAQHHIANHLGITPTQLSRIRKKLNK; this is encoded by the coding sequence ATGAATGAATTGTATTATGAACAATTTAGAAATGTGTGTAAACAATATTATGATTTTGATGATGAAAATTTTGAAAGATTAAAAAATATCACTTTTTTAAAAGAGGTAAAAAAAGCAGAAATTTTACTTGATAATTATTCAAAAGCAAAATATATTTACTTTATTTGTAAAGGAATTTTACGAACTTATTATTTAGGTGAAAATGGAGAGATTTATACAAAAAATCTTTTTAGTGAAAACTATTTTTCTGCTTCAAAGGTTTCACTTATTACAAAAGAAGATTCATACTTAAATATTGAAGCTTTAGAAGATAGTACACTTATTTTTATTGATTTTGAAAAGTACAAAGAGTTGATAGATAAATATAATGAATTTAAGACTTTTTACATAAATTATTTAGAAAAAAATTGGGTAATTGTAAAAGAAAAAAATGAAATATCTTTGATTCTTGATGATGCAACAACAAGATATGAAAACTTTATAAAAAACAATCCAAACATAGAAAATAGAATTGCTCAACATCATATCGCAAATCATTTGGGTATAACTCCAACTCAGTTGAGTCGGATTAGGAAAAAGTTAAATAAATAA
- a CDS encoding transglutaminase-like domain-containing protein — translation MKEFLEETQIIDFKNKEVFSLAQELAKNCKTDAEIAKNCFLYVRDNIHHSGDFKDEITTYKASDVLKYKTGWCYAKSHLLAALLRANSIPTGFCYQRLSCSEYKKDIYCLHGLNAIYLKEFGWYKVDVRGNKRGVNAQFIPPFEQLAFNLEKDEFDLVKIYLNL, via the coding sequence ATGAAAGAGTTTTTAGAAGAGACACAAATAATAGATTTTAAAAATAAAGAAGTTTTTAGTCTTGCACAAGAGTTGGCAAAGAATTGTAAAACAGATGCTGAAATAGCAAAAAATTGTTTTTTGTATGTAAGAGATAATATTCATCATAGTGGTGATTTCAAAGATGAAATTACAACTTACAAAGCAAGTGATGTTTTAAAATACAAAACAGGTTGGTGTTATGCAAAATCTCATCTTTTGGCTGCACTTTTAAGAGCAAATAGTATTCCAACAGGTTTTTGTTATCAAAGATTATCTTGTAGTGAATATAAAAAAGATATTTATTGTTTACATGGATTAAATGCGATTTATCTAAAAGAGTTTGGTTGGTATAAAGTTGATGTAAGAGGAAATAAAAGAGGTGTAAATGCGCAGTTTATTCCACCTTTTGAACAACTCGCATTTAATTTAGAAAAAGATGAGTTTGATTTAGTAAAGATTTATTTAAACCTTTAG
- a CDS encoding DUF2867 domain-containing protein translates to MNNKVIVSFLPDYSNANNFISKIDFADSYKIELLKDEEIKEIYLKLLSNNSTLIKSLMSFRNKIMSLFGFKTEIKYSNNIKDIQVGNKVGFFTIYYIDEHEIIAGEKDKHLDFCVSFYKNDTDLTVTTLVQYNNFFGKIYMTFVKPFHKIVVKNMLKNLK, encoded by the coding sequence GTGAATAATAAAGTAATAGTATCTTTTTTACCTGATTATAGTAATGCAAATAATTTTATTTCTAAAATAGATTTTGCAGATTCTTATAAAATTGAGTTATTAAAAGATGAAGAAATAAAGGAAATATATTTAAAACTACTTTCAAATAATTCTACTTTGATAAAATCTTTGATGTCATTCCGAAATAAAATAATGTCTTTATTTGGTTTTAAAACAGAGATTAAATACTCAAATAATATCAAAGATATTCAAGTTGGAAATAAAGTAGGTTTTTTTACTATTTATTACATTGACGAGCATGAAATTATTGCAGGAGAAAAAGATAAACATTTGGATTTTTGTGTATCTTTTTATAAAAATGATACTGATTTAACTGTTACTACTTTAGTACAATACAATAATTTTTTTGGAAAAATTTATATGACTTTTGTAAAACCTTTTCATAAAATAGTTGTAAAAAATATGTTAAAAAATTTAAAATAA
- a CDS encoding AAA family ATPase, translating into MKNKLYLMCEKMASGKSTLSKKLAEENNAILLSEDEILKKLYPDEIKSYQNYKKALLLYNRAFNV; encoded by the coding sequence ATGAAAAATAAATTATATTTAATGTGTGAAAAAATGGCATCTGGAAAATCTACACTATCAAAAAAACTAGCAGAAGAGAACAATGCAATATTATTGAGTGAAGATGAAATACTAAAAAAACTTTATCCAGATGAGATAAAAAGCTATCAAAATTATAAGAAAGCATTATTATTGTATAATAGGGCATTTAATGTTTAA